The following proteins are co-located in the Maridesulfovibrio sp. genome:
- a CDS encoding ARMT1-like domain-containing protein: protein MRTHLDCLPCFLKMALAGIRETCPGREDIHEKVVKHWAAGFASADLSESPPSLAGRLFREVADYVGEIDIFKIQKEEANKRVLELLPEVKNKVQASDDPLLAAMGVSIIGNYMDCAVMGEYDWEAELENLEHGLDHDAFSKFVHEVREHKSLLVLGDNAGEIGLDTILTGLLRDEGVDVTYAVRGKNILNDATVVDAKVVGMTDLCEVVTSGVDTPGTVLNRCSPEFLVRLDESPVVLSKGQGNFESLWGVRPDVYYAFKVKCPVVADVTGHPMKTSLFCQEK, encoded by the coding sequence ATGAGAACTCATTTGGATTGCCTGCCATGCTTTTTGAAAATGGCTCTTGCGGGGATCAGGGAAACCTGTCCCGGTCGGGAAGATATTCATGAAAAAGTTGTAAAGCATTGGGCGGCCGGTTTTGCCTCTGCTGATTTGAGTGAATCTCCTCCCTCTCTGGCCGGGCGGCTTTTTCGGGAGGTTGCAGATTATGTTGGCGAGATTGATATTTTTAAAATCCAGAAGGAAGAAGCCAACAAGCGTGTTTTAGAGCTTTTGCCGGAAGTAAAGAATAAGGTTCAAGCCAGTGATGACCCGTTGCTGGCGGCTATGGGCGTGTCCATTATCGGCAACTACATGGATTGTGCAGTCATGGGTGAATATGACTGGGAAGCTGAGCTTGAAAACCTTGAGCATGGCCTCGATCATGATGCTTTCAGTAAGTTTGTCCATGAAGTACGCGAGCATAAATCGTTGCTGGTACTTGGTGATAATGCCGGGGAAATCGGGCTGGATACAATTTTGACTGGATTGTTGCGAGATGAAGGTGTTGACGTAACATATGCTGTGCGAGGTAAGAATATTCTCAATGATGCCACTGTGGTAGATGCAAAAGTTGTTGGCATGACTGATTTATGCGAAGTGGTTACTTCCGGTGTGGATACTCCCGGAACAGTGCTTAACCGTTGCAGTCCAGAATTCCTTGTCCGTCTTGATGAATCGCCTGTGGTGCTCAGTAAAGGGCAGGGTAATTTCGAATCCCTTTGGGGTGTCAGGCCGGATGTTTACTATGCTTTCAAAGTAAAGTGTCCGGTTGTGGCTGATGTGACCGGGCATCCCATGAAGACTTCATTGTTCTGTCAGGAAAAGTAA
- a CDS encoding AsmA family protein: MLSRVKKLFWILFILFDLSLLAAVVGGVFYLESDEPRIALEDILSEKLEREVRFNKNLDLIFYPWLGVDTGPVTVSAPADSGYPHQLTVQGIDFKVRLIPLLCGELEVDTIIVDSPSLHVDRLKDGSLNLPLLGSDNGAENDNSGIKYFESISVRGLSVLNATCSYSDKEIGNSFTVSGVNVRTGLLRKGTPLAFDLSAMLDAALFNLKAQANLKGLMDFSVQEKQISLSETSLSVTVESDELLGKDEVVEGIASLDFNLVEGMIDVKGLVLQGAGVRLSGSANCTDIYHAPDFKGSLKSTRFDPKKVFSRFTPIPIPAEFKDILNVASFEMDFHSTLEKTELSHMVLAVDKTVIKGDFSLKDYRRPWLEFDVHADYVNFDPYAKLLDLEKKINGNGTVGKSEPEPMKNPLRDMVIADLVKKIPCNGKVQLDRFVYDGINLDNVKLAVSPGPKVASLSIGKGAYLDGDFGLSVDLGFDERREKDVLYLSGQGAVSPFSLVRIPLKVDGLKFHAGRAALKLNYLRSNGRTPGELVRNLKLDSNFEGNGVVADLGFKNVPDKLKKLRVKRAGLSLKFAPLSGDTPLGLVGRMVDLKLSGSFLEPEGAFKGGFNGGVLTSRFDPANVEIRNGKLGFSIGGKGVPVLKKDVSLVVSGSGAVKSGDLKLDNFALKSGKIHLSGSVDARRLGSETASANGVLKLPKVSCSEFFDLFGVEKPETQASDAFESVSLDSSFQLNGENLTYRVNKVSLDEAEAEATFQVSDFKKPFLNFVIKGDRVDVDRFLPPDVFGSNHEGKTKENGFKEVQNFKFPEWQFPDELLGAINASGKVECNYFRIFDFAGSSLSADVDMKDQVIGINNMQGKFHEGNLAGKLDLGLKNGTVSLDTDIEVRKFHAGLFFADYVGRDCVKGTTDASLKLSGHSTANIDFVNTMTGGLAFKIVDGSYLFVATAEEDMKQKKSPSPTRFSIMSGVVNGKDGRFKVGNYLLKTDYLTATAKGGFSFPEDSIDVQVNADIIKLPNLYLKLVNAFLDAMTGVNVAVTGKLSDPKVEVKGLERWSDVLNDVLGLPEQSFMFFRKLIF, translated from the coding sequence GTGCTTTCGCGGGTAAAAAAACTTTTTTGGATTCTGTTTATCCTTTTTGACCTCAGTCTTCTGGCTGCGGTGGTTGGAGGTGTGTTTTATCTTGAGTCAGATGAACCGCGCATTGCTCTTGAAGATATTCTCAGCGAAAAGCTTGAACGGGAAGTCCGTTTCAATAAAAATTTAGATCTGATTTTTTATCCATGGCTGGGGGTGGATACCGGTCCGGTAACTGTTTCAGCTCCTGCAGATTCAGGCTATCCCCATCAGCTTACCGTTCAAGGTATCGACTTCAAAGTACGCTTGATTCCATTGCTTTGCGGGGAACTGGAGGTCGATACAATCATTGTGGATTCTCCCTCACTCCATGTGGACCGCCTCAAAGACGGTTCTTTAAATCTCCCCCTTCTCGGGTCTGATAACGGCGCGGAGAATGATAATTCCGGGATAAAATATTTCGAAAGCATCAGCGTCCGGGGGCTCAGCGTTTTAAATGCAACATGCTCGTACAGTGATAAAGAGATCGGTAATTCCTTCACGGTTTCAGGAGTGAATGTACGTACCGGTCTGCTGCGTAAGGGTACTCCGTTAGCATTTGATCTTAGTGCAATGCTTGATGCAGCTTTGTTCAATCTCAAAGCACAGGCAAATCTTAAGGGACTGATGGATTTCTCAGTGCAGGAGAAACAGATATCCCTTTCCGAGACTTCTCTGTCTGTGACGGTTGAGAGCGATGAGTTGCTTGGCAAAGATGAGGTTGTTGAAGGTATCGCTTCTCTCGATTTCAACCTTGTTGAGGGGATGATTGATGTTAAGGGGCTGGTGTTGCAAGGAGCCGGGGTACGTTTAAGCGGTTCTGCAAACTGCACTGATATTTATCATGCGCCTGATTTTAAAGGTTCTCTCAAATCGACCCGTTTTGATCCCAAGAAAGTTTTTTCCAGATTTACGCCTATTCCAATTCCGGCTGAGTTCAAAGATATTTTGAATGTTGCTTCCTTTGAAATGGATTTCCATTCTACATTGGAAAAGACCGAGCTTTCGCACATGGTTCTGGCGGTTGATAAGACGGTCATCAAAGGGGATTTTTCGCTTAAGGATTACCGCAGACCGTGGCTTGAATTTGATGTGCATGCTGATTACGTGAATTTTGATCCCTATGCGAAGCTTCTTGATCTGGAGAAAAAGATTAACGGCAACGGTACTGTCGGTAAATCTGAACCTGAGCCGATGAAAAATCCGTTGCGCGATATGGTAATTGCCGATCTGGTGAAGAAGATTCCCTGTAATGGTAAAGTGCAGCTGGACCGTTTTGTTTATGACGGAATCAACTTGGATAATGTGAAACTGGCAGTTTCTCCGGGACCGAAGGTCGCTAGTTTAAGTATTGGCAAAGGGGCTTATTTGGATGGTGATTTCGGCTTGTCCGTTGATTTGGGCTTTGATGAGCGCCGTGAAAAGGATGTGCTTTACTTGAGCGGACAAGGCGCAGTCTCTCCGTTCTCTTTGGTCCGTATTCCGCTTAAGGTAGACGGTTTAAAATTTCATGCCGGAAGGGCTGCTTTAAAGCTGAACTACCTGCGCTCCAATGGCCGCACTCCCGGAGAACTGGTCCGTAATCTCAAGCTTGATTCCAATTTTGAGGGTAATGGAGTTGTTGCTGATTTGGGCTTCAAGAACGTACCTGATAAGTTGAAAAAACTGCGGGTTAAACGAGCCGGATTATCGTTGAAATTTGCACCCTTGTCCGGGGATACGCCTCTGGGATTAGTCGGTCGTATGGTTGACCTGAAACTGTCCGGTTCTTTTCTGGAGCCGGAGGGGGCTTTTAAGGGCGGTTTCAACGGCGGTGTGTTGACCAGCAGGTTTGATCCGGCAAATGTTGAGATCAGAAATGGAAAGCTGGGCTTTTCCATTGGCGGCAAAGGTGTCCCGGTTCTCAAGAAAGATGTTTCTCTTGTTGTTTCCGGTAGTGGAGCAGTTAAGTCCGGTGATTTGAAGCTGGATAATTTTGCTTTGAAGAGCGGTAAGATTCATTTGTCCGGCTCTGTGGATGCCCGCAGGCTGGGCAGTGAGACAGCTTCCGCAAATGGGGTGCTTAAGCTTCCCAAGGTCTCCTGTTCGGAGTTTTTTGATCTTTTCGGGGTCGAAAAACCGGAAACTCAGGCTTCTGATGCATTTGAGTCTGTTTCGCTGGATTCCTCTTTTCAGCTTAATGGCGAGAACCTCACCTACCGGGTAAACAAGGTCAGCCTTGATGAAGCTGAGGCTGAAGCTACTTTTCAGGTTAGTGATTTCAAAAAACCGTTTCTGAACTTTGTAATTAAAGGCGACAGGGTGGATGTGGATCGTTTCCTGCCGCCTGATGTCTTTGGTTCTAATCATGAAGGGAAAACTAAGGAAAACGGGTTTAAGGAAGTTCAGAACTTTAAATTCCCGGAATGGCAGTTCCCGGATGAATTGCTCGGAGCTATCAATGCCAGCGGAAAGGTAGAGTGTAATTATTTCCGTATTTTTGATTTTGCGGGCAGCAGTCTCAGTGCTGACGTGGATATGAAGGATCAGGTTATCGGCATTAATAATATGCAAGGTAAGTTTCATGAAGGTAATCTGGCTGGCAAGCTCGATCTGGGTCTTAAGAACGGAACTGTTTCATTGGATACAGACATTGAGGTCCGTAAATTTCATGCCGGATTGTTTTTTGCTGATTACGTGGGCCGTGACTGCGTGAAGGGCACGACCGATGCTTCCCTCAAGTTGAGTGGGCATTCCACCGCCAATATTGACTTTGTGAATACCATGACCGGAGGGCTGGCCTTTAAGATTGTTGACGGTTCTTACCTTTTTGTTGCTACAGCTGAAGAAGACATGAAGCAAAAGAAATCCCCCAGCCCAACCCGTTTTTCCATTATGTCCGGTGTTGTTAACGGCAAGGACGGCCGGTTCAAGGTTGGTAATTATCTTTTAAAAACTGACTACCTGACCGCTACGGCTAAGGGAGGATTCAGCTTTCCTGAAGATTCCATCGATGTGCAGGTCAATGCGGATATTATCAAGCTGCCGAATCTTTACCTGAAGCTCGTAAATGCTTTTCTTGACGCTATGACCGGAGTCAACGTGGCTGTTACAGGAAAGCTCAGTGATCCCAAGGTTGAGGTTAAGGGCCTTGAACGGTGGAGTGATGTGCTCAATGATGTGCTTGGCCTTCCGGAGCAGTCTTTTATGTTTTTCAGGAAGCTTATATTCTGA
- a CDS encoding YihY/virulence factor BrkB family protein — protein MTGGKVGKRISEFFLNDIWDWSSSHVSGPLKIMHTMARVGYLVTIGFLKDQCIIRASALTFTTMLSIVPFLAVAFSLMKGMGFQDSSYIQEMLLKVSAGREEVVGKILEYVDNTNVQTLGWIGVATLLFTVLSTVGTVEKAFNIIWKVSHGRTFWRKFTDFFSVIFICPVAVIVATSVSVSIKKQAILQQFEGLYGITELESFLISLTPLVLIWLSFTFIYAFMPNTRVRITSALAGGIVAGTVWQMAQWAYINWQIGVTKYNAIYGSFAQLPLFLVWLYASWVIVLLGSEISYAVQNVMLYRQQKFMPDAGVEDMQKFSLLALSLMTLRFENSQHPYDLEELAEEIGVPVRFISPLLDKFVGSGVLVKGEEDGKELYSFAVSPRNLTMLQVMGILSGSGKGASSVVENPGMLFVSKMIDDVKTVIRESGCDVSLSDCAENMDKFLKKLPAAPEDG, from the coding sequence ATGACCGGTGGAAAAGTTGGAAAACGGATTTCCGAGTTTTTCCTGAATGATATTTGGGACTGGAGTTCTTCCCATGTCAGCGGCCCTTTAAAAATCATGCATACCATGGCCCGGGTGGGCTATCTTGTCACTATCGGATTCCTGAAGGATCAATGCATCATTCGTGCGTCCGCCCTTACATTTACTACAATGCTATCCATTGTCCCGTTTCTTGCGGTGGCTTTTTCTTTGATGAAGGGAATGGGCTTTCAGGACTCAAGTTATATCCAAGAGATGCTGCTTAAAGTTTCCGCCGGAAGGGAAGAGGTGGTCGGGAAGATTCTTGAGTATGTGGACAATACCAATGTTCAGACTCTCGGTTGGATCGGGGTTGCAACTCTGCTTTTCACCGTACTTTCCACTGTGGGAACAGTTGAGAAAGCTTTCAACATAATCTGGAAGGTCAGTCACGGGCGTACTTTCTGGCGCAAATTTACAGATTTTTTCTCGGTAATTTTCATTTGTCCGGTGGCGGTTATCGTTGCCACAAGTGTCAGTGTTTCCATTAAGAAGCAGGCCATTTTGCAACAGTTTGAAGGTCTCTACGGAATCACGGAGCTGGAAAGTTTTTTGATTAGCCTGACTCCCTTGGTGCTTATCTGGCTGTCTTTTACTTTTATATATGCTTTTATGCCTAATACCAGAGTGAGGATAACCAGTGCTCTGGCTGGCGGGATTGTGGCTGGAACGGTCTGGCAGATGGCTCAGTGGGCCTACATTAACTGGCAGATCGGGGTAACCAAGTATAACGCTATTTACGGAAGTTTTGCCCAGCTGCCACTCTTTTTGGTTTGGCTTTATGCCAGTTGGGTGATAGTCCTGCTCGGCTCGGAGATAAGTTACGCTGTACAGAATGTGATGCTTTACAGGCAGCAGAAGTTTATGCCTGATGCCGGGGTGGAGGATATGCAGAAGTTTTCCTTGCTGGCACTCAGTTTGATGACTTTGCGTTTTGAGAACTCCCAACATCCCTATGATTTAGAGGAACTTGCCGAAGAGATTGGCGTTCCTGTCCGGTTCATCTCGCCGCTGTTGGATAAATTTGTGGGAAGTGGGGTTCTGGTTAAAGGGGAAGAAGATGGTAAAGAGCTATACTCTTTTGCCGTTTCCCCCCGTAACCTGACTATGTTGCAGGTTATGGGTATTCTTTCAGGTTCAGGCAAGGGGGCCAGTTCTGTGGTTGAAAATCCGGGAATGCTTTTTGTCTCTAAGATGATCGATGATGTTAAAACTGTTATTCGTGAAAGCGGATGCGATGTGTCTCTTTCTGATTGTGCTGAAAACATGGATAAATTTTTGAAAAAACTTCCTGCCGCTCCCGAGGACGGTTAA
- a CDS encoding Crp/Fnr family transcriptional regulator yields MKFSGINLLDELERAEFEDIRSVFGERRFKKGAVIFAPDTEDDLVFIVAKGRVRIYLAYESKEFTLGILGPGDLYSTHAGCFVQAYEDGMLLTTGVQSVKRCMADIPLFNRTMVRVLGKILQNSFSVIDGLVFKDINSRFCAYLYKEAAQYGKSVDGGIEINLNLTTEQLSTLLGATRQTVSTLLNNLIREGILVRIDRSYWLVSDLEQLKSAAES; encoded by the coding sequence ATGAAATTTTCCGGCATCAATCTTCTGGATGAACTTGAACGTGCTGAATTTGAAGATATCCGTAGTGTTTTTGGTGAGCGCAGGTTTAAGAAAGGGGCGGTTATTTTTGCTCCTGATACTGAGGATGATCTTGTATTCATTGTCGCAAAAGGCCGGGTGCGCATTTATCTTGCTTACGAATCCAAGGAATTTACTCTCGGGATACTCGGTCCCGGTGATCTTTATTCGACCCATGCCGGATGTTTTGTTCAGGCTTATGAGGACGGCATGCTGCTGACCACCGGTGTCCAGTCGGTAAAACGCTGCATGGCTGACATACCTCTTTTCAACCGCACTATGGTCCGCGTTTTGGGTAAGATTCTGCAGAATTCTTTTTCCGTAATTGACGGATTGGTTTTCAAAGATATCAATTCCCGGTTTTGCGCTTATCTGTACAAGGAAGCCGCTCAATACGGTAAATCAGTTGACGGCGGTATAGAGATCAATCTCAACCTGACTACCGAGCAACTCTCCACTCTGCTTGGCGCCACCCGCCAGACCGTATCTACCTTGCTGAACAATCTTATACGCGAAGGAATCCTTGTCCGTATTGACCGGTCCTATTGGCTTGTTTCTGATCTTGAGCAACTGAAGTCAGCCGCTGAAAGTTAA
- the cooS gene encoding anaerobic carbon-monoxide dehydrogenase catalytic subunit, with translation MAKDPRPAEELTIWEDARAMINKARAEGIETVHERLQKQTPHCKFCELGTSCRICTMGPCKITPKSPRGVCGADADVVVARNFGRFVTGGAAGHSDHGRDLIEVLEAIVEGETKDYKITDEEKLRHISAEIGIETEGRDIMDIARDAMECFFGDFGSRKKQVSFLSRVPQKRKDIWAKLGVTPRGVDREIAEMMHRTHMGCDNDAPNTLLHAARTSLADGWGGSMIGTELSDVIFGTPTPSMSQANLGVIKEDKVNILVHGHNPVVSEMILAASRDPEIVAEAKAAGAAGINIAGLCCTGNELLMRKGIPMAGNHLMTELAILTGAVEAVVVDYQCIMPSLVQISGCYHTRFIDTAAKARFTGATHFDIHPHNAYEQATEIVRLAVKAYSERDASRVDIPCEPVEIMTGFSNEAVISALGGSLDPLVEAIAAGDIRGAVGIVGCNNPKFQQDSMNVGLAKELIKKDILVLVTGCVTTAAGKAGLLVPGAIEMAGPGLKKVCGALGIPPVLHYGSCVDNARILQLCAALADALNVDISDLPVGASSPEWYSEKAAAIGLYAVASGIYTHLGHPPNILGSETVTNIAVSGLEDLVGASFVIESDPVKAAELFDERIKAKRKGLGLSE, from the coding sequence ATGGCGAAAGACCCCCGTCCGGCTGAAGAACTGACAATTTGGGAAGATGCCCGTGCGATGATTAACAAAGCGCGTGCCGAGGGCATTGAAACTGTGCATGAGAGGTTGCAAAAGCAGACTCCGCATTGCAAATTTTGCGAGCTTGGTACCAGCTGCCGTATCTGTACCATGGGGCCGTGCAAAATTACCCCCAAATCTCCGCGCGGTGTATGCGGCGCTGATGCGGACGTAGTGGTGGCAAGGAATTTTGGACGTTTTGTTACTGGTGGAGCAGCAGGGCATTCTGATCATGGTCGTGATCTGATTGAGGTGTTGGAAGCGATCGTTGAGGGTGAAACCAAGGACTACAAAATTACCGATGAGGAAAAACTGCGCCATATTTCCGCAGAAATCGGAATTGAAACCGAAGGACGTGACATCATGGACATTGCCCGTGATGCCATGGAATGCTTTTTTGGTGATTTCGGCAGCCGCAAGAAACAGGTCTCCTTCCTGTCCCGCGTACCTCAGAAGCGCAAGGACATCTGGGCTAAGCTGGGTGTTACCCCGCGCGGTGTTGACCGCGAAATAGCCGAGATGATGCACCGTACCCATATGGGCTGTGATAACGACGCACCTAATACCCTTCTACATGCGGCTCGGACTTCACTTGCTGACGGCTGGGGCGGTTCCATGATCGGTACTGAGCTTTCAGACGTTATTTTTGGAACCCCGACTCCGTCCATGTCGCAGGCCAACCTCGGCGTAATCAAGGAAGATAAAGTTAATATCCTTGTGCACGGACATAATCCCGTTGTATCTGAAATGATTCTGGCTGCTTCCCGCGATCCTGAGATTGTTGCTGAAGCAAAGGCCGCCGGAGCAGCAGGCATCAACATCGCAGGTCTCTGTTGTACCGGTAACGAATTGCTTATGCGTAAAGGCATACCGATGGCCGGGAACCACCTTATGACCGAGCTGGCAATTCTGACCGGAGCGGTTGAGGCCGTGGTTGTTGATTATCAGTGTATCATGCCCAGTCTTGTGCAGATTTCCGGCTGCTACCATACCAGATTTATCGATACCGCAGCCAAGGCCCGTTTCACCGGGGCAACCCATTTTGATATTCACCCGCACAACGCTTACGAACAGGCCACAGAGATAGTGCGTCTGGCTGTTAAAGCATATTCCGAGCGTGATGCTTCCCGTGTGGACATCCCCTGTGAGCCTGTGGAAATCATGACCGGATTCTCCAACGAGGCCGTCATCTCCGCACTGGGCGGCTCTCTTGATCCGCTGGTAGAGGCCATTGCCGCCGGGGATATCCGTGGCGCTGTTGGAATTGTCGGCTGTAACAACCCGAAGTTCCAGCAGGATTCCATGAATGTGGGGCTTGCCAAGGAATTGATCAAGAAAGATATTCTCGTTTTGGTTACCGGATGCGTAACCACTGCGGCAGGTAAAGCCGGGCTGCTGGTTCCAGGTGCCATTGAAATGGCCGGCCCCGGACTCAAGAAGGTCTGTGGGGCTTTGGGAATCCCGCCGGTTCTGCATTACGGCTCCTGCGTGGATAATGCCCGCATTCTGCAGCTTTGTGCCGCGCTGGCTGATGCCTTGAATGTAGACATCAGTGATCTGCCGGTTGGAGCATCTTCCCCTGAGTGGTATTCGGAAAAAGCTGCAGCAATCGGTCTTTATGCCGTAGCCAGTGGAATTTATACCCATCTCGGACATCCGCCGAATATTCTTGGTTCCGAGACCGTGACCAATATTGCTGTATCCGGCCTTGAAGATCTGGTCGGTGCTTCGTTTGTCATTGAGTCTGATCCGGTCAAGGCTGCAGAGCTCTTCGATGAAAGGATCAAGGCCAAACGTAAAGGTCTTGGTTTAAGCGAGTAG
- a CDS encoding ArsA-related P-loop ATPase, translating to MKLAFAGKGGVGKTSITSWMADWMARSGQNVWMIDADTALSLGQASGLEADSLPVPVSSRTDLVRERIHEEGFLNLNPDVGDLPEELAVELPLHEEPFPGVEPGKKRLLVMGGLSNAGGGCACDANALLKALLAHIVMDSDDCVLVDLEAGVEHLGRGTAMHVDGLVIVSEPSMRSFQTASEVGRMASELGLDNQVLVINRYLGGEPPKLEYLPDKRFTMPQLSGLVERQMSDGSVLNLPESVEIDVIMEKIVSTLQKMTKA from the coding sequence ATGAAGCTGGCATTTGCAGGCAAGGGTGGCGTAGGTAAAACTTCCATTACTTCGTGGATGGCAGATTGGATGGCCCGGAGCGGACAGAATGTCTGGATGATTGATGCAGACACGGCTTTGTCGCTGGGGCAGGCCTCCGGTCTAGAGGCTGATTCGCTTCCAGTTCCTGTTTCTTCAAGAACCGATCTGGTCAGGGAACGGATACATGAGGAAGGTTTTCTCAATCTAAATCCTGACGTAGGTGACCTGCCGGAAGAGCTTGCGGTGGAACTTCCGCTTCATGAAGAGCCTTTTCCCGGTGTCGAACCGGGTAAGAAAAGGCTGCTGGTAATGGGCGGGCTTTCCAATGCGGGTGGCGGTTGCGCCTGTGATGCCAATGCCTTGCTTAAAGCTCTGCTGGCTCATATTGTGATGGACAGTGATGATTGCGTTCTGGTTGATCTTGAAGCCGGGGTAGAGCATCTCGGAAGGGGTACAGCAATGCACGTTGACGGATTAGTGATTGTCAGTGAACCTTCCATGCGCAGCTTCCAGACTGCTTCTGAAGTGGGGCGCATGGCCTCGGAGCTGGGACTGGATAATCAGGTGCTGGTTATCAATCGCTATTTGGGTGGCGAGCCACCCAAGCTGGAGTATTTGCCGGATAAGCGGTTCACCATGCCGCAGCTGTCCGGCTTGGTTGAACGCCAGATGTCAGACGGTAGTGTCCTCAATCTGCCGGAGTCTGTGGAGATTGATGTGATAATGGAAAAGATAGTCAGCACATTGCAAAAAATGACTAAAGCATAA
- a CDS encoding YdcF family protein, translating to MKIFRPLLTLIGALTVAGMLAAAVLFFFAPVLLQQEDKLEKAEAIVVLGGHYYRPLYAADLYNEGYAPRILASKPVITPEIEAVRDLGIHFPYQWEVFRDVLLKKGVPAEKIEFFGKANISTLDEAKNLKEKLTPQIKSVILVTSPMHTRRAGIIFREILPPDVKIIVVGTPYEVTPDKWWTNFRAAPFVVLEVAKTFYYEFGGAFTSSEPVSN from the coding sequence ATGAAAATTTTCAGACCATTATTAACGCTGATTGGAGCACTGACCGTTGCCGGAATGCTGGCGGCGGCAGTGCTTTTTTTCTTTGCCCCGGTCCTTCTTCAGCAGGAGGATAAGCTTGAAAAAGCAGAAGCCATTGTGGTTCTTGGTGGTCACTATTACCGCCCGCTCTACGCTGCCGATCTCTACAATGAAGGCTACGCACCACGGATTTTAGCCAGCAAGCCGGTAATTACACCGGAAATCGAAGCTGTGCGTGATCTGGGTATACATTTCCCTTACCAATGGGAAGTATTTCGGGATGTACTGCTGAAAAAAGGTGTACCTGCTGAGAAAATCGAATTTTTCGGCAAGGCCAACATCAGCACCCTTGATGAAGCGAAAAATCTCAAAGAAAAATTAACTCCGCAAATCAAGTCGGTAATCCTTGTAACCTCGCCAATGCACACTCGCCGTGCCGGAATCATTTTTCGAGAAATTCTGCCGCCGGACGTAAAGATAATAGTGGTTGGAACTCCGTACGAAGTCACTCCGGATAAATGGTGGACCAATTTCAGGGCTGCACCATTTGTGGTTCTGGAAGTAGCCAAAACATTCTATTACGAGTTTGGCGGAGCTTTCACCAGCTCGGAACCAGTCAGCAATTAA
- the tgt gene encoding tRNA guanosine(34) transglycosylase Tgt, translated as MSEEKKKPGTFTVHATDGHARRGTLVTAHGEIQTPVYMPVGTQGAVKAVSPRDLKEINSQIILGNTYHLYLRPGDDLVARRGGLHKFANWDKPILTDSGGFQVFSLESIRKITEQGVEFRSYIDGSKHFFSPEKVISIQNNIGSDIMMVLDECVGYGHDRDYTAKSLEMTTRWAKRCRDAYPVGSGDQLMFGIVQGGFHKDLREVSLEQLREIPFEGFAIGGLSVGEPIPDMYDILQHIGPKLPEEKPRYLMGVGTPLDILEGIANGVDMFDCVLPTRNARNGTLYTSLGKVNIKRAQYREDDSPLDPNCDCYTCRTFSKAYLRHLYTAKELLSYQLNSIHNLRFFLKLTEEARDAIEKGTFSNLRKRYEAVYESPVE; from the coding sequence ATGAGCGAAGAGAAAAAGAAACCCGGTACCTTTACCGTACATGCTACCGACGGCCACGCACGCCGCGGAACCCTTGTCACCGCACACGGTGAAATCCAGACCCCGGTCTACATGCCCGTTGGCACTCAAGGGGCTGTAAAGGCTGTGTCCCCGCGTGATCTGAAGGAAATCAACTCCCAGATTATCCTCGGCAACACCTACCACCTCTACCTGCGTCCCGGCGACGACCTCGTGGCACGCCGTGGCGGTCTGCACAAATTCGCCAACTGGGACAAGCCAATTCTCACCGACAGCGGCGGATTTCAGGTCTTCAGCCTCGAATCCATCCGCAAAATCACCGAACAGGGCGTAGAATTCCGTTCCTACATTGACGGATCAAAACATTTCTTTTCCCCGGAAAAAGTCATTTCCATCCAGAACAATATCGGTTCCGATATCATGATGGTGCTGGATGAATGTGTTGGTTACGGACATGACCGCGACTACACAGCCAAATCCCTTGAAATGACCACCCGCTGGGCCAAACGCTGCCGTGACGCCTACCCCGTAGGTTCCGGTGACCAACTCATGTTCGGTATTGTTCAGGGCGGATTCCACAAAGATTTGCGTGAAGTCTCCCTTGAGCAGCTCCGCGAAATTCCCTTTGAAGGTTTCGCCATCGGCGGCCTGAGCGTAGGTGAGCCCATCCCGGATATGTACGACATCCTGCAGCACATCGGTCCCAAGCTGCCTGAAGAAAAACCCCGCTACCTCATGGGCGTGGGAACCCCGCTGGATATCCTTGAAGGTATCGCCAATGGTGTGGATATGTTCGACTGCGTACTGCCCACAAGGAACGCACGTAACGGGACCCTGTACACAAGCCTCGGTAAGGTCAACATCAAACGCGCCCAGTATCGCGAAGATGATTCCCCGCTGGACCCCAACTGCGACTGTTACACCTGCCGCACATTCAGCAAGGCCTACCTGCGCCACCTATACACAGCCAAGGAACTGCTTTCCTACCAGCTGAATTCGATCCACAACCTGCGTTTCTTCCTCAAGCTGACCGAAGAAGCCCGGGACGCCATTGAAAAAGGCACTTTCTCGAACCTGCGCAAAAGATACGAAGCAGTTTACGAATCTCCGGTCGAATAA